The proteins below come from a single Crossiella sp. CA-258035 genomic window:
- a CDS encoding acyl-CoA dehydrogenase family protein, with the protein MAEELWQCAVVGACAFGEGLLAGALGLTVAHVGQRRQFGRVLAEFQAVAMQVADVRIAARTVELVTRAACWKLGEGLAARADVAVAGYWVGEGLPGALETCHHLHGGLGLDVGYPLHRFSALGRDLVRFLGALRAY; encoded by the coding sequence GTGGCGGAGGAGTTGTGGCAGTGCGCGGTGGTGGGGGCCTGTGCGTTCGGTGAGGGGTTGCTGGCTGGGGCGTTGGGGTTGACGGTGGCGCATGTGGGGCAGCGACGGCAGTTCGGGCGGGTGCTGGCGGAGTTCCAGGCGGTGGCGATGCAGGTCGCGGATGTGCGGATCGCGGCGCGGACGGTGGAGCTGGTGACCAGGGCGGCCTGCTGGAAGTTGGGGGAGGGGCTGGCGGCGCGGGCGGATGTCGCGGTTGCCGGGTACTGGGTGGGGGAGGGGCTGCCCGGGGCGTTGGAGACCTGTCATCACCTGCATGGCGGGCTGGGGCTGGATGTCGGCTATCCGTTGCACCGGTTTTCGGCGCTGGGGCGGGATTTGGTGCGGTTCCTGGGGGCGTTGCGTGCGTACTGA